Proteins encoded within one genomic window of Phototrophicus methaneseepsis:
- a CDS encoding bifunctional folylpolyglutamate synthase/dihydrofolate synthase, with protein sequence MRFTTEHDAIAYIFSTRDRMVKIPHGLDENVRDPSITRRMLMRANLNLEGREYVTITGSKGKGSTAALCAKLLQHLGHTVGLLTSPHLITWYERIRVNGRSIPQEDFLRILSDLSPVIDLEASRLEPQQYISPQGILLLIALRYFDEQGVNAAVLEVGRGGRYDDVTMVPNRLALFTPIIIEHAQYLGDTLERIAWHKSGIIDTGSYAYSVPQSREVLDVLQREADVKSAEFYWLSRIDMPEYLGETENGQRMKLGRYGECELSLLGRYQLENAALAVQGVGNMHARLKGIPHGSQEYVDAIRAGLADVRWPGRMHKLQDNPLVIVDGAVNTLSAKSFLDSAEGRLTHPVVTVLGVPQDRDYQAVYELYAQKSDAMVITSSTINPRILFPDEETALTTAQAYISDVQYRDTLPEALEAAYAKAGKEGTVLLGVAQPLVGEAMILWDVDMTQI encoded by the coding sequence CCTGAACCTGGAAGGCCGCGAATATGTGACGATTACGGGTAGCAAAGGCAAGGGCAGCACAGCCGCCCTGTGCGCCAAATTGTTGCAGCATCTGGGGCATACTGTCGGCTTACTGACGAGTCCCCATCTCATCACATGGTACGAGCGCATCCGTGTGAATGGCCGCAGCATCCCACAGGAAGATTTTCTGCGTATCCTTTCGGATCTCTCGCCTGTGATTGATCTGGAAGCCTCCCGGTTGGAGCCGCAGCAATATATCAGCCCACAGGGCATTTTGCTGCTGATCGCACTGCGCTACTTTGATGAGCAGGGCGTCAATGCCGCTGTGCTGGAAGTTGGGCGCGGTGGGCGCTATGACGATGTGACGATGGTCCCGAACAGGCTGGCTCTGTTCACACCCATCATCATTGAGCACGCCCAATATCTGGGTGATACCCTGGAGCGCATTGCATGGCACAAAAGCGGCATCATTGATACAGGCAGTTATGCTTACAGCGTCCCCCAATCGCGCGAGGTGCTGGACGTGCTGCAACGCGAGGCCGACGTCAAAAGTGCAGAGTTCTATTGGCTCAGCCGTATCGACATGCCGGAATACCTGGGCGAGACAGAAAACGGCCAGCGTATGAAGCTGGGCCGTTATGGCGAATGCGAGCTTTCGCTGTTGGGGCGTTATCAATTGGAAAATGCGGCCCTGGCCGTGCAGGGTGTCGGCAATATGCACGCCCGTCTGAAAGGCATCCCCCATGGCAGCCAGGAATATGTCGATGCAATCCGGGCCGGGTTAGCAGACGTCCGCTGGCCGGGCCGGATGCACAAATTACAGGATAACCCGCTCGTGATCGTCGATGGTGCGGTTAACACGCTCTCTGCAAAGAGCTTCCTCGATAGCGCGGAAGGTCGCCTGACGCACCCTGTGGTGACCGTCCTGGGCGTACCACAGGATCGCGATTATCAGGCTGTATACGAGCTATATGCCCAGAAGAGCGATGCCATGGTCATTACGAGCAGCACCATTAATCCGCGTATCCTCTTCCCGGATGAAGAAACGGCCCTGACGACAGCACAAGCCTATATCAGTGACGTGCAATACCGCGATACCCTACCAGAAGCGCTGGAGGCCGCTTATGCCAAAGCCGGCAAAGAAGGTACCGTGCTGTTAGGCGTGGCCCAACCGCTAGTGGGCGAAGCCATGATATTGTGGGATGTGGATATGACGCAGATATAG
- a CDS encoding 2-hydroxyacid dehydrogenase, whose translation MPQIKAHWLRDPMDTGFERLITYLQSRVDDAVTITYGDMPQDASYHVLINGRPTPEQLEASPNLRMLIIPFAGLPAPTRELMQDYPQISVHNLHHNTPPTAEMGLALLFATASSIVPSDREFRKHDWVARNEPYPLTLLYRKTALILGYGSIGRYMAPVLRGMEMRVIGVRRREADPTHDIYTIDQLPDLLPLADVLMVALPATPETIGLIGETELALLPAGAIVVNVGRGPVIDQYALYNALKSGHLYGAGIEVWYNYPQDEASQSNTPPADVPFHELDNIVMSPHRAGAAGNPEIERMRMDAIADYLNAAARGEPVPHQVDLKAGY comes from the coding sequence ATGCCCCAAATCAAAGCGCATTGGCTGCGCGACCCGATGGATACAGGCTTCGAGCGTTTAATCACGTACCTGCAAAGCCGCGTCGATGATGCCGTGACCATCACTTATGGCGATATGCCGCAGGACGCCAGCTATCACGTCCTCATTAATGGCCGCCCAACGCCGGAACAGTTAGAAGCCAGCCCGAACCTGCGGATGCTGATTATCCCCTTTGCGGGGTTGCCCGCGCCAACGCGTGAACTGATGCAAGATTACCCACAAATCAGCGTACATAATTTGCATCACAACACGCCGCCAACAGCGGAAATGGGCCTTGCCCTGCTCTTTGCAACGGCGAGCAGCATTGTGCCTTCCGACCGTGAGTTCAGGAAGCATGATTGGGTGGCGCGCAATGAGCCATATCCATTGACCTTGCTCTATCGGAAGACCGCGCTCATCCTGGGCTATGGCTCGATTGGCCGTTATATGGCCCCGGTACTACGTGGGATGGAGATGCGCGTCATCGGTGTGCGGCGGCGAGAAGCAGACCCTACCCATGATATTTACACGATTGATCAATTGCCCGATTTGCTACCCCTGGCAGATGTGCTCATGGTGGCACTGCCTGCCACGCCGGAGACAATCGGCCTGATTGGCGAAACTGAACTGGCCTTGCTGCCAGCGGGGGCTATTGTGGTGAATGTGGGCCGTGGCCCGGTGATTGACCAGTACGCGCTGTACAATGCACTTAAAAGCGGTCACCTCTATGGTGCGGGCATTGAAGTCTGGTACAACTACCCACAGGATGAAGCATCCCAGAGCAATACGCCCCCGGCTGATGTGCCATTCCACGAGTTGGATAACATCGTTATGAGCCCACATCGGGCCGGGGCCGCTGGCAACCCGGAAATTGAGCGGATGCGCATGGATGCCATCGCGGATTATCTCAATGCGGCTGCCCGTGGTGAACCTGTACCGCATCAGGTTGATCTGAAAGCAGGCTATTGA
- a CDS encoding serine/threonine-protein kinase PknK, with protein MTEQLPGRYVNNRYQLRRLIGRGGMGEVFLAYDRLMQEAVALKRVMLPHGESDLTVPGIDNRLALAMEFQTLGSLRHPNIISVLDYGFDDEEGQPFFTMELLHQPRNIIEAGRDMDVSAKLDHILQLLQALVYLHRRGIIHRDLKPDNVLVVDGQVKVLDFGLAVQRGLATEPPVAGTLAYMAPELLQETPATQASDLYAFGMIAIELLAGEHPFDTHNVANLIQDIYTRIPDLSGLDIRRKLAQLLKGLVAKSLAERHSDATRVLTLYAQAAGVALRESDATRESFLQAARFIGRQHELNDLLEGLDALTEGEGAVVLVGGESGVGKSRLLDEVRMHAMVRGMRVARGQSMQDGGSLYHAWRPIIQRLVLFTPVLAEETAVLKVLVPDIERLLSVPDLPAMGRQSALDQLPAVLEALLRRQTQPLVIFLEDLHWARESVDLLTRVYQGIRQLPVMLIASFRNDEAPDLPSVLPHAHLIELKRLEADEIGELCHSMLGDRVTNQEAVIDLLERESEGNVFFIVEVVRALAEETGRLDLIGTQTLPPTVFARGMKTIIERRLARVPLRDRPLLQIAAVVGRYLDLDVLTYLEPDVDLLHWLTVCSDAAVLDVNEGRWRFAHDKLRGGLFDRIDDEQRLVLHRRVALAIETVYGIVPEQYKRLAYHWGMAGDLEKEAYYASLAAEQMVQAGLNLEAKALYEQALRAITALPQTRERRLQLIDWATRRAEVSFYHPDDSIPEMLDHAMQAAQEVSDVIAVMKVLSAYGTYYYMVGQVNAARDVVTRCLALGHEYGIDRDQTLLDYMMRPYGTLGRTQILSGEFEESIEALDQSIAMGQATQQYHVVSSNLMWKAVSQYMTGNRQQSLQIADRAMQLANVIAHPSQIAGNLSVLAFLDAITGYTEQTEQRATLALEICQKTADVHPQYIARASMGRVYMLLGQERRAAHEFEIALKLAFEKQVYTTVPMFQAWHAETIASSGDWQRAVRLAENALQLAQKTHQRLSEAEVRRALGCIYAEAGMNVMEWQRARTHIRQSIAMFQQMKALPLLANALFQLAQLSYEHDEIESAANAMTQARVLANELDMPWHKVQIAALQGTLGVSGQ; from the coding sequence ATGACGGAACAGCTACCCGGACGCTATGTGAATAATCGCTATCAACTGCGCCGCCTGATCGGACGGGGTGGCATGGGCGAGGTATTCCTGGCGTATGATCGGCTGATGCAAGAAGCGGTTGCGCTCAAGCGCGTCATGTTGCCCCATGGCGAAAGCGACCTGACTGTCCCTGGCATTGATAATCGTCTGGCGCTGGCGATGGAGTTCCAGACGTTGGGGTCGCTGCGGCATCCTAATATCATCAGCGTGCTCGATTATGGCTTTGACGATGAGGAGGGGCAGCCCTTCTTCACGATGGAGCTGCTGCACCAACCGCGCAATATCATCGAAGCCGGGCGAGATATGGACGTCTCCGCTAAGCTGGACCATATCCTGCAATTGCTCCAGGCCCTGGTTTATTTGCATCGACGTGGCATCATTCACCGTGACCTTAAGCCGGATAATGTGCTGGTTGTCGATGGTCAGGTGAAAGTGCTGGACTTCGGCCTGGCGGTACAGCGCGGCCTGGCGACGGAACCCCCTGTTGCGGGGACGCTGGCTTATATGGCCCCGGAACTGTTACAAGAAACCCCTGCGACACAAGCTTCTGATTTATACGCCTTCGGCATGATTGCCATTGAATTATTGGCAGGCGAACACCCCTTTGATACGCACAACGTGGCTAACCTCATCCAGGATATTTATACGCGCATTCCGGATTTATCGGGCTTAGATATCCGCAGGAAGCTGGCTCAACTGCTCAAAGGCCTTGTCGCGAAGTCACTGGCGGAGCGCCATAGTGATGCCACCCGCGTCCTGACGTTATATGCCCAGGCAGCAGGGGTAGCCTTACGCGAGAGCGATGCCACGCGCGAGAGCTTTTTGCAGGCGGCACGCTTCATCGGGCGTCAGCATGAGCTTAACGACCTGCTGGAAGGGCTGGACGCCCTGACAGAAGGTGAAGGGGCTGTGGTGCTCGTGGGTGGCGAGAGCGGCGTTGGTAAGTCTCGCTTGCTGGATGAAGTCCGTATGCATGCCATGGTGCGGGGCATGCGCGTGGCGCGCGGCCAATCCATGCAGGATGGCGGCAGCCTCTATCATGCATGGCGGCCCATCATCCAACGGCTGGTTTTGTTCACACCCGTATTGGCTGAAGAAACAGCCGTCTTAAAGGTCCTTGTGCCGGATATTGAGCGCTTACTCAGCGTGCCGGACCTGCCTGCGATGGGGCGACAATCTGCCCTGGACCAGCTCCCGGCTGTGCTGGAAGCCTTGCTGCGGCGACAGACCCAACCTCTTGTGATCTTCCTGGAGGATTTGCACTGGGCGCGTGAGAGCGTTGATTTGCTGACGCGTGTCTATCAGGGCATTCGGCAACTGCCTGTCATGCTCATTGCCAGCTTCCGCAATGATGAAGCGCCGGATCTCCCTTCTGTACTGCCCCATGCGCATCTGATCGAACTAAAGCGCCTGGAAGCGGATGAAATTGGCGAATTGTGCCACTCCATGTTGGGCGACCGTGTGACGAACCAGGAAGCGGTCATTGATCTATTAGAACGCGAGAGCGAAGGCAACGTGTTCTTCATCGTAGAGGTGGTGCGCGCCCTGGCAGAAGAAACGGGGCGGCTGGATTTGATCGGCACCCAGACGCTGCCACCAACGGTCTTTGCGCGTGGCATGAAGACGATCATCGAGCGGCGATTGGCCCGCGTTCCGTTGAGGGACCGCCCTCTGCTACAGATTGCAGCAGTCGTAGGGCGATACCTGGACCTGGATGTGCTCACTTACCTGGAGCCAGATGTTGACCTTTTGCACTGGTTGACGGTTTGCTCCGATGCGGCAGTGCTGGATGTCAATGAAGGGCGCTGGCGTTTTGCCCATGATAAGCTGCGCGGCGGGTTGTTTGACCGTATCGACGATGAACAGCGGCTCGTCTTGCATCGTCGCGTCGCACTCGCTATTGAAACCGTCTATGGCATCGTCCCGGAACAGTATAAGCGGCTGGCCTATCATTGGGGGATGGCAGGTGATCTTGAAAAAGAAGCTTATTATGCCAGCCTTGCCGCTGAGCAGATGGTGCAGGCTGGCCTAAACCTTGAAGCCAAAGCCCTGTATGAGCAGGCTTTACGCGCCATCACCGCATTGCCCCAAACGCGCGAACGGCGCTTGCAGCTTATTGATTGGGCGACACGGCGCGCAGAAGTCTCTTTCTATCATCCTGATGACAGCATCCCTGAAATGCTGGATCATGCCATGCAGGCAGCCCAGGAAGTGAGTGATGTCATAGCGGTCATGAAAGTGCTTTCCGCTTATGGCACCTACTATTATATGGTCGGGCAGGTCAACGCGGCGCGCGATGTGGTGACACGCTGCCTCGCATTAGGGCATGAATACGGCATTGATCGGGATCAGACGCTCTTGGATTATATGATGCGTCCTTATGGCACCCTGGGCCGGACGCAAATCCTCAGTGGGGAATTTGAAGAATCTATCGAAGCCCTGGATCAATCCATTGCCATGGGGCAGGCGACCCAACAATATCACGTTGTTTCTAGCAACCTGATGTGGAAGGCTGTTAGCCAGTATATGACGGGCAATCGCCAGCAGTCTTTGCAAATCGCAGATCGCGCGATGCAACTGGCAAATGTGATTGCCCATCCCAGCCAGATCGCCGGGAACCTCTCCGTTTTAGCCTTCTTGGATGCCATCACAGGCTATACCGAGCAGACTGAGCAGCGGGCTACACTGGCCCTGGAAATTTGCCAAAAAACAGCCGATGTTCACCCGCAGTATATTGCTCGCGCTTCTATGGGGCGCGTATATATGCTCCTGGGGCAGGAGCGACGTGCGGCCCATGAATTCGAGATCGCCTTAAAGCTGGCCTTTGAAAAGCAGGTCTATACCACGGTGCCGATGTTCCAGGCATGGCATGCTGAAACAATCGCTTCTTCTGGCGATTGGCAGCGGGCGGTGCGGCTGGCAGAAAATGCGCTCCAACTGGCCCAGAAAACACATCAACGCCTGAGTGAAGCGGAAGTCCGCCGTGCTTTGGGCTGTATCTATGCCGAAGCGGGGATGAACGTCATGGAGTGGCAGCGTGCCCGGACGCATATCCGCCAGAGCATTGCCATGTTCCAACAAATGAAAGCGCTCCCACTGCTGGCGAATGCGCTCTTCCAGCTTGCACAACTCAGCTATGAGCATGACGAGATTGAGTCCGCCGCAAATGCGATGACTCAGGCGCGCGTACTTGCCAATGAGTTGGATATGCCCTGGCATAAAGTGCAGATTGCCGCCCTGCAAGGCACCCTGGGCGTGAGCGGCCAATAA
- a CDS encoding metallophosphoesterase family protein has translation MRVGIISDVHGDLTTLLNTLDRLKYHHNTAHVLCAGDIVGRGPDENAVVEEIRQRSIVSVRGNHDDYVNDISPDNHDYLKNLPIDWEGRFGDRSIFMCHGKPGNNMWGMYRDHLSETYLSMVLSSLQVDVLVTGHTHVPLFMQVPEGILVNPGSLYTFDSSRATSGTYGVLDLSLLSFELYDARATQVQQVAFTNYQNSV, from the coding sequence ATGAGAGTTGGTATTATATCTGATGTTCACGGAGATTTAACCACCTTACTCAATACGCTGGATCGGTTAAAGTATCATCACAATACGGCCCATGTGCTCTGTGCTGGCGATATCGTCGGGCGTGGCCCTGATGAGAACGCCGTCGTAGAAGAAATACGCCAGCGCAGCATCGTCAGCGTGCGTGGCAACCATGATGATTATGTGAACGATATCAGCCCTGATAATCATGATTACCTTAAAAACCTACCCATTGATTGGGAAGGACGGTTTGGCGACCGCAGCATCTTCATGTGCCACGGCAAACCCGGCAACAATATGTGGGGGATGTACCGCGACCACCTATCGGAAACATACCTCAGCATGGTTTTGTCGTCGTTGCAGGTCGATGTCCTCGTCACCGGGCATACGCATGTGCCACTGTTCATGCAAGTGCCGGAAGGCATCCTGGTCAACCCAGGTTCGTTGTATACTTTCGACAGCAGCCGAGCGACATCAGGCACGTATGGCGTGCTCGATTTGAGTTTACTCAGCTTTGAGCTGTATGATGCCCGCGCCACACAGGTGCAGCAGGTCGCTTTCACAAATTATCAGAACAGCGTATAA
- a CDS encoding class I SAM-dependent methyltransferase — translation MSDNQAPVEHYTDEYFDKWNYADRPLGKFSMYWFARRYFAALIKRYAPPGGPERKLVEMGCGLGDLLSLLQDDFTCIGVDLIPRSIESTRRIAPRAEAYVGDATDFSRYADGELSVVVALHLVEHLPNPRQTLRDIYRALAPGGLFFFATPNPEYSLRRFKDRENDAIGKDKTHINCHVPQTWKQWSEETGFTVLKQFGDGLWDVPYVPILPKSVQFALFGLPAAAQLFTRTTLMPLSMGVNQINIVRK, via the coding sequence ATGAGCGACAATCAAGCCCCGGTTGAGCACTATACCGATGAATACTTCGACAAATGGAATTATGCCGATCGCCCTCTTGGCAAATTCAGCATGTACTGGTTTGCTCGGCGTTACTTCGCCGCATTAATCAAGCGTTATGCGCCTCCAGGTGGGCCGGAACGCAAACTGGTTGAAATGGGCTGTGGCCTTGGCGATTTACTCAGCCTGCTGCAAGACGATTTCACCTGCATTGGCGTGGACCTCATCCCGCGCAGTATCGAGAGTACGCGTCGGATTGCCCCACGAGCAGAAGCCTATGTGGGCGATGCCACGGACTTCAGCCGTTATGCAGATGGTGAATTGAGCGTGGTCGTCGCGCTGCATCTCGTTGAGCACCTGCCCAACCCCAGGCAGACCCTGCGCGATATTTACCGGGCGCTGGCACCGGGTGGATTGTTCTTCTTCGCGACCCCTAATCCGGAATACAGCCTACGACGTTTTAAAGACCGCGAAAATGATGCTATCGGCAAGGATAAAACACACATTAATTGCCATGTACCCCAAACCTGGAAGCAATGGAGCGAGGAAACTGGCTTTACGGTATTGAAGCAATTCGGAGATGGTCTCTGGGATGTGCCTTATGTGCCGATACTGCCCAAGAGCGTTCAATTCGCCCTTTTTGGCCTACCAGCCGCGGCGCAGCTCTTCACACGGACTACGCTGATGCCGCTCTCGATGGGGGTGAATCAGATTAATATTGTGCGGAAGTAA
- a CDS encoding NUDIX hydrolase, translated as MNHRAAHYCPQCGSALEQVELHGRQRPVCPACHYVVYYDPKVAVVVFIEQDDKVLLVQRDNEPGRGKWAMPAGFVEYDEAPIDAAVRETLEETGLNVAVTRLMDVFPKKDNGLADIVIAYAAQVKGGQLCAGDDACDARWYTRQSVPLDQLIFYPSITLIGAWANNNL; from the coding sequence ATGAATCATCGTGCCGCCCATTACTGCCCTCAATGTGGCTCAGCGCTGGAACAAGTTGAACTGCATGGCAGGCAGCGCCCGGTTTGCCCAGCCTGCCATTATGTCGTTTATTATGATCCTAAGGTGGCCGTAGTCGTCTTCATCGAGCAAGATGATAAGGTCTTACTGGTGCAGCGCGATAATGAACCTGGGCGGGGTAAGTGGGCGATGCCCGCTGGCTTTGTGGAGTATGATGAAGCACCGATTGATGCCGCTGTGCGCGAAACCCTGGAAGAAACAGGCCTGAATGTAGCTGTCACGCGTTTGATGGACGTCTTCCCCAAGAAGGACAACGGTCTTGCAGATATCGTCATTGCCTACGCGGCCCAGGTAAAGGGTGGGCAGCTTTGTGCAGGCGATGACGCTTGCGACGCACGCTGGTATACACGCCAATCGGTCCCCCTGGATCAACTCATTTTTTACCCCTCGATTACCCTGATTGGTGCCTGGGCAAATAATAACTTATAA
- a CDS encoding anti-sigma factor family protein, whose translation MEPYELTNRDAELLSAYIDGELDAEQRAALEARLASNPALRRQLRSLQQTVALVREMPTLRAPRDFTLTADMVGEAPAVLEAPAEVQRPALRLVPRRSPWRMALGTAAAVVVVMVGLVLVLNQTGFSSQPDDTVEVAAAPSLPATVSAMRQTEMTTSAEPLALPDDITPEDETQSRLIEPTTEAGISTMETRSMQDTVAEEQIEEQTEEQEEAVEEAQDIVPAESQTFAADETSDVDTFAAESAESEALEPTASDGYGETGMAGAGADANTTTMPTQTEETMGYVMVDTPVPTQSELENTSRPSEPPTVQDATADDATQNELDSDAAEATADEEAGVMAQIIVPEAAEQQKLDARFVTQSVFRELYKASEMINLVTLPDGRTFTVRNLVDAFVEVASKLIHEAEQAP comes from the coding sequence ATGGAACCCTACGAACTGACGAACCGCGATGCCGAATTGCTTTCGGCTTATATTGATGGGGAATTGGACGCTGAACAGCGAGCCGCTCTAGAAGCACGTCTGGCGTCGAACCCGGCCTTGCGTCGCCAGTTGCGCAGTTTGCAGCAGACGGTTGCGCTTGTACGCGAGATGCCGACGTTGCGCGCCCCGCGCGACTTCACATTGACCGCTGATATGGTGGGGGAGGCACCTGCTGTGCTAGAAGCTCCTGCCGAAGTCCAACGTCCCGCGTTGCGGCTTGTACCGCGCCGCAGCCCATGGCGCATGGCTCTTGGCACAGCGGCGGCGGTTGTCGTGGTCATGGTTGGCCTCGTGCTGGTGCTGAACCAGACCGGATTCTCGTCACAGCCGGATGATACTGTCGAAGTTGCTGCCGCGCCGTCTCTGCCCGCTACCGTAAGTGCGATGCGTCAGACTGAGATGACCACGAGTGCTGAGCCACTCGCTTTGCCCGATGACATCACGCCAGAAGACGAAACACAATCGCGCCTCATCGAGCCCACGACCGAAGCGGGCATCAGCACGATGGAAACCCGCAGCATGCAGGATACGGTCGCTGAAGAGCAAATCGAAGAACAAACCGAAGAGCAAGAAGAAGCTGTCGAAGAAGCGCAGGATATAGTACCGGCAGAATCCCAAACGTTCGCCGCTGATGAAACATCCGATGTGGATACCTTTGCCGCTGAAAGCGCTGAAAGCGAAGCATTAGAGCCTACGGCAAGCGATGGCTATGGCGAAACAGGTATGGCAGGTGCCGGAGCAGATGCCAATACAACGACGATGCCCACACAAACCGAAGAAACCATGGGTTACGTGATGGTAGATACGCCTGTGCCGACCCAATCAGAGCTGGAAAATACAAGTCGGCCCTCTGAGCCACCTACTGTTCAGGATGCCACAGCCGATGATGCGACACAAAATGAGCTTGATAGTGACGCGGCTGAAGCAACGGCTGATGAAGAAGCCGGGGTGATGGCTCAGATCATCGTGCCAGAGGCCGCTGAGCAACAAAAGCTGGATGCTCGATTTGTCACACAGAGTGTTTTCCGCGAGTTATACAAGGCCTCGGAGATGATCAACCTGGTGACGCTGCCGGATGGCAGGACCTTTACTGTGCGCAACCTGGTGGATGCCTTTGTAGAGGTTGCGAGCAAACTCATTCACGAAGCGGAGCAAGCCCCATGA
- a CDS encoding RNA polymerase sigma factor, translated as MPDRKADLQAQSLPDLDESELIAQAQDGHVDAFNVLVLRYQDRIYSIAYRIMGDGASAADMTQDAFISAYRKLDTYRGGSFVGWLGRIVTNACYDEIRRRKRRPATAFDDLPGGDADDGPPLPADTPTPEEVALQSDLSHAIQDCIQSLNEDQRVVMVMCDVQGQSYQEIAETLSINLGTVKSRLSRARFSVRNCLQAVQELLPPEFRLVDE; from the coding sequence ATGCCAGACCGCAAGGCAGACCTGCAAGCCCAATCCCTGCCAGACCTGGACGAGAGTGAACTCATCGCGCAAGCCCAGGATGGTCATGTCGATGCATTTAATGTGTTGGTCCTGCGTTATCAGGACCGCATCTATAGCATTGCCTATCGCATCATGGGCGATGGGGCCAGCGCCGCAGATATGACCCAGGACGCTTTCATCAGCGCCTATCGTAAGCTGGATACCTACCGGGGCGGCAGCTTCGTTGGTTGGCTAGGGCGTATCGTCACCAATGCGTGCTATGACGAGATTCGCCGTCGCAAGCGTCGCCCTGCGACAGCCTTCGATGATTTGCCCGGTGGGGATGCGGATGATGGCCCACCGCTGCCAGCAGATACCCCCACGCCGGAAGAAGTGGCGCTTCAATCAGATTTGAGCCATGCGATACAGGATTGCATCCAATCCCTGAACGAAGATCAGCGCGTGGTGATGGTGATGTGTGATGTGCAGGGACAGAGTTACCAGGAAATTGCAGAGACGCTCAGCATCAATTTAGGGACTGTTAAATCGCGCCTGAGCAGGGCGAGATTTTCTGTTCGTAATTGTTTGCAAGCTGTTCAGGAACTTTTACCGCCTGAATTTCGTCTGGTAGATGAGTAG
- a CDS encoding class I SAM-dependent methyltransferase: MSIQDAYTHWSHNYDTDRNLTRDLDQIVTRQMLANYKAASILELGCGTGKNTVFLADMGQHVTALDFSEGMLAQGKAKVQHDNVTFSIADLTQPWPCPDQAFDLIVCNLVLEHIEDLSFIFSEARRVLVAGGQFFISELHPSKQYVGKKATFQQGDDVRFIDAFVHHISSFLDAAQAVGFTMRSLKEWWHDEDAPIPPRLVTFLFEK; encoded by the coding sequence ATGAGCATTCAAGATGCCTATACCCACTGGTCCCACAATTACGATACAGATCGTAACCTGACGCGTGACCTCGACCAGATTGTGACGCGGCAGATGCTGGCCAATTACAAGGCGGCTTCGATCCTGGAATTGGGCTGTGGCACAGGCAAAAATACGGTTTTCCTGGCTGACATGGGGCAGCACGTGACAGCGCTCGATTTTTCTGAGGGGATGCTCGCCCAGGGGAAAGCCAAAGTTCAACACGACAATGTGACATTCTCAATAGCTGATCTGACGCAGCCCTGGCCGTGCCCGGATCAGGCGTTTGATCTGATCGTTTGCAATCTGGTGCTTGAGCACATTGAAGACCTGTCGTTTATCTTCTCAGAAGCTCGGCGTGTGCTGGTTGCGGGCGGGCAGTTCTTCATCAGTGAACTGCATCCCAGCAAGCAGTACGTTGGCAAGAAAGCCACCTTCCAACAAGGGGATGATGTGAGGTTCATTGATGCGTTCGTGCATCATATCTCATCTTTCTTGGATGCTGCGCAGGCTGTGGGCTTCACCATGCGCTCGCTCAAAGAATGGTGGCATGATGAGGATGCGCCGATTCCGCCCCGCTTAGTGACGTTTTTATTTGAGAAATAA